From a single Paraburkholderia edwinii genomic region:
- a CDS encoding type II secretion system F family protein: protein MSLMVILAMTFAGALASIWLLARAGSTAFARRTQRMARDVEQSLADALLFVNRQRVIGWTLLAMLLLPCVAFVLSGSAIVALVTVPAALMVPRRYLAWMRNRRMATLERQLPDALLMMAGALRAGASFPIALESMVAESSAPISQEFELLMREIRLGIDLDIAMHNVEARIPVPDFLMVTAAVTITREVGGNLAEALESVARTLQQKLQMEGKIKALTSQGRMQGIVMTCLPLFLMVVLRFMEPAAMAPLFSEPIGWGTLAVIAVMEFLGYQSISRITRIDV, encoded by the coding sequence ATGAGCCTCATGGTCATTCTCGCGATGACGTTCGCCGGCGCGCTCGCGTCGATCTGGCTGCTCGCGCGCGCCGGCAGCACCGCGTTCGCACGGCGCACGCAACGCATGGCGCGCGACGTCGAACAGTCGCTCGCGGACGCACTCCTGTTCGTGAACCGCCAGCGTGTGATCGGATGGACGCTGCTTGCGATGCTGCTGTTGCCTTGCGTCGCCTTTGTGCTGAGCGGCAGCGCGATCGTTGCCCTTGTAACGGTTCCTGCGGCACTGATGGTTCCGCGCCGCTACCTCGCATGGATGCGAAACAGGCGCATGGCAACGCTCGAACGCCAGTTGCCCGATGCGCTGCTGATGATGGCAGGCGCGCTGCGCGCGGGTGCGAGCTTTCCGATCGCACTCGAAAGCATGGTTGCGGAATCCAGTGCACCGATTTCGCAGGAATTCGAACTGCTGATGCGCGAAATCCGGCTCGGCATCGACCTCGACATCGCGATGCACAACGTCGAAGCGCGCATACCGGTGCCCGATTTCCTGATGGTGACCGCCGCTGTCACCATTACGCGCGAAGTGGGCGGCAACCTCGCTGAAGCGCTCGAGTCGGTGGCAAGGACGCTGCAACAGAAGCTGCAAATGGAAGGCAAGATCAAGGCGCTCACGTCGCAAGGCCGTATGCAAGGCATCGTGATGACCTGCCTGCCGCTCTTTCTGATGGTCGTGCTGCGCTTTATGGAGCCGGCCGCGATGGCCCCGCTTTTCAGCGAACCGATCGGATGGGGCACGCTTGCCGTGATCGCCGTGATGGAATTTCTCGGCTATCAATCGATCTCCCGCATCACCCGCATCGACGTGTAA
- a CDS encoding ABC transporter permease, translated as MTTKFAKPMFAPHTSLIERVWYFTLRALAVVTLLYLVLPVLAIVPLSFSSSTFLVYPIPGWSLRWYQNLIASDEWRMAAKNSFIVAPSATVLATVLGTLAAIGLTKANFRGKALLMAVLISPMIVPVVVVGVGMYLFFAPLGLANTYAGLIMAHAALGVPFVVTTVAATLQGFNFNLVRASLSLGANPLQTFFRITLPVIAPGVISGALFAFATSFDEVVVTLFLAGADQTTLPRQMFTGIRENISPTIAALATILIVFSTCLLLALEWLRGRNAARAVRA; from the coding sequence ATGACGACAAAATTCGCCAAACCGATGTTCGCGCCGCACACGTCGCTGATCGAGCGCGTGTGGTACTTCACGTTGCGCGCGCTTGCCGTGGTCACGCTGCTGTATCTGGTGTTGCCGGTGCTCGCGATCGTGCCGTTGTCGTTTTCGTCGAGCACGTTCCTCGTCTATCCGATTCCGGGTTGGTCATTGCGCTGGTACCAGAACCTGATCGCCTCCGACGAATGGCGCATGGCCGCCAAAAACAGCTTTATCGTGGCGCCCTCGGCGACCGTGCTTGCCACCGTGCTCGGAACGCTTGCCGCAATCGGCCTCACAAAGGCGAATTTTCGCGGCAAGGCGTTGCTGATGGCGGTGCTGATCTCGCCGATGATCGTGCCGGTGGTGGTGGTTGGCGTCGGCATGTATCTGTTCTTTGCGCCGCTTGGGCTCGCGAATACGTATGCGGGTTTGATCATGGCGCATGCCGCGCTTGGCGTGCCGTTTGTCGTGACGACGGTCGCGGCGACATTGCAGGGCTTTAACTTCAACCTTGTGCGCGCGAGCCTGTCGCTCGGCGCGAATCCGCTGCAGACGTTCTTTCGCATCACGCTGCCGGTCATCGCGCCGGGCGTGATTTCAGGCGCGCTGTTCGCGTTCGCGACGTCGTTCGACGAAGTCGTCGTCACGCTGTTTCTGGCGGGCGCCGATCAGACGACCTTGCCGCGCCAGATGTTCACGGGCATTCGCGAGAACATCAGCCCGACGATCGCGGCGCTCGCCACTATCCTGATCGTTTTTTCGACCTGTCTGCTGCTGGCGCTCGAGTGGCTGCGCGGCCGCAATGCGGCGCGCGCGGTACGCGCGTAA
- a CDS encoding DUF192 domain-containing protein has translation MRSIKSAFLTIDGRACGIRVSTAGSVRERMRGLLGHQRLASDEALLLVPCRSVHTFGMNFPIDILFIDRQWHVVAIHRRVPQARMLFCLSATRTLEMSAGMADVLSIETGTRIGLEAYA, from the coding sequence ATGAGATCCATAAAAAGCGCTTTTCTGACAATCGATGGGCGCGCGTGCGGCATTCGCGTCTCGACGGCCGGGTCAGTGCGCGAACGCATGCGCGGCCTGCTCGGTCATCAACGCCTTGCCTCCGACGAAGCGCTGCTGCTCGTACCTTGCCGTTCCGTCCATACGTTCGGCATGAATTTTCCGATCGACATCCTGTTCATCGACCGGCAGTGGCATGTCGTGGCCATTCATCGCCGCGTGCCACAGGCCCGCATGCTGTTTTGCCTGAGCGCAACGCGCACGCTCGAGATGTCGGCTGGCATGGCAGACGTGTTGTCGATCGAAACGGGCACTCGCATCGGCCTCGAGGCGTACGCATGA
- a CDS encoding TadE family protein, producing MIAPLLLFFCFATVQFVLLYQAKATLDVATLEAARAGAVSHGSMAAMRDGLARGLAPLHARHADGAGVQAALQRAQTDAARFNSITVVNPTLEMNSDFARPRFYPAEGVSYVEIPNDTLMYRNPSPGARSRVGIQDANLLKIRVHYCYDMVVPLVNKVLYYAVNVIGNLAPNGVFSREPADAEGDAFGAPRRPDALCRTPLADGIETSRWPLALESEAIVRMQSPWRAEAARDTGSPTRPADAAAVHGGMRR from the coding sequence GTGATCGCACCGCTACTGCTCTTTTTCTGTTTTGCGACCGTGCAGTTCGTGCTGCTATACCAGGCCAAGGCCACCCTCGACGTCGCGACACTCGAAGCCGCGCGCGCCGGCGCCGTTTCGCATGGTTCGATGGCCGCGATGCGGGACGGCCTCGCGCGCGGGCTCGCTCCGCTCCATGCGCGCCACGCGGATGGCGCCGGCGTGCAAGCCGCACTGCAGCGCGCACAAACCGATGCGGCTCGATTCAACTCGATCACCGTCGTGAACCCCACGCTCGAAATGAACTCGGACTTCGCGCGGCCACGCTTTTACCCCGCGGAGGGCGTGAGTTACGTCGAGATTCCGAACGACACGCTGATGTATCGCAATCCGTCACCCGGCGCACGCTCTCGTGTGGGCATTCAGGATGCCAATCTGCTCAAGATTCGCGTGCACTACTGCTATGACATGGTTGTGCCGCTCGTCAACAAAGTGCTGTACTACGCGGTCAACGTGATCGGCAACCTCGCGCCGAACGGTGTTTTCTCACGCGAGCCTGCCGATGCGGAAGGCGACGCGTTTGGTGCCCCACGCCGGCCCGATGCGCTCTGCCGAACTCCACTCGCCGACGGCATCGAGACGAGCCGCTGGCCGCTTGCGCTCGAATCGGAGGCGATCGTGCGCATGCAATCGCCGTGGCGCGCCGAGGCCGCGCGCGATACCGGTTCGCCGACGCGCCCGGCGGACGCCGCGGCGGTCCACGGCGGCATGCGCAGATGA
- a CDS encoding ATPase, T2SS/T4P/T4SS family: protein MLKLQIHTRNAPVRTIEIEQSCTIGKSPDCDVVVKGMLIGKVHARLVREYHAWYLEDHGGIVATLVNGSPVVRYGPLGETDQIEIGTTVIRIGPVTRSTAAASKAGTKPTGSAPLAEDDATLAEARVPVAGCDVQPAAHPQARPAVAAEQTGMYALLTDGQMTRPVLAINGALSIDARDSTRDATEAQENGLVHRTPSYEPGVPRASQIPTPQPYAPHTQVFPRPDVTHAGAAAFSSDPEASTEQLVNAPSREPINSAAGVELRKLAHMKVIAALDLRRLNVSRMADEELRTTVGAALDEILANDATFRRADIDAGTLKKSVFDEIIGLGPLEELLADPGISEIMVNCHDEIFVEQDGRLARSPVIFTDDRAVLGAIERIVAPIGRRIDESSPMVDARLKDGSRVNAVIPPLALKGPSITIRKFSRRKLNGTDLIAFGSMSADMLEFLQTAVQQRANIVISGGTGSGKTTLLNVLSGYIPDDERIVTVEDAAELQLSQPNLVSLEARPANMEGKGAIPIRDLVKNCLRMRPDRIVVGECRGGEALDMLQAMNTGHDGSLTTAHANSPRDCIARLEVMTLMAGLDLPVQAIREQVCSAVDIIVQQSRFSCGSRRVTHVTEVSGMESGVIQLQDVFVFRETGFGANGRIQGDFVPTAYIPDFYQDLLRRSIAVNTDIFTRSE from the coding sequence ATGTTGAAGCTGCAGATCCACACGCGAAACGCACCGGTGCGGACAATCGAAATCGAGCAGAGCTGCACGATCGGCAAGAGTCCCGACTGCGACGTGGTCGTCAAAGGCATGCTGATCGGCAAGGTCCATGCGCGCCTCGTGCGTGAGTATCACGCGTGGTATCTCGAGGATCATGGCGGTATTGTCGCGACACTCGTCAACGGGTCGCCGGTGGTCCGCTACGGACCGCTCGGCGAAACGGACCAGATCGAAATCGGTACGACCGTGATCAGGATTGGTCCCGTCACGCGGTCAACGGCTGCGGCTTCGAAGGCCGGTACGAAGCCGACTGGAAGTGCACCGCTTGCCGAAGACGATGCAACGCTCGCTGAGGCGCGGGTGCCGGTCGCGGGCTGCGATGTGCAACCGGCCGCGCATCCGCAAGCGAGACCTGCTGTTGCAGCGGAACAGACCGGGATGTACGCCCTCCTGACTGACGGCCAGATGACTCGTCCGGTACTCGCGATAAACGGCGCGCTGTCTATTGATGCGCGCGATTCGACACGCGATGCGACAGAGGCCCAAGAAAACGGACTTGTACACAGAACGCCGTCGTACGAACCCGGCGTTCCGCGTGCTTCGCAAATTCCGACGCCGCAACCCTATGCGCCGCACACGCAGGTCTTCCCGCGGCCGGATGTCACGCATGCCGGCGCGGCCGCGTTTTCGTCCGATCCTGAAGCTTCGACCGAGCAACTGGTCAATGCACCCTCACGTGAGCCAATCAACAGCGCGGCCGGCGTCGAATTACGCAAGCTCGCGCATATGAAAGTGATCGCGGCGCTCGATCTTCGGCGTCTGAACGTATCGCGGATGGCCGACGAAGAGTTGCGCACCACAGTCGGCGCTGCACTCGATGAAATCCTTGCGAACGACGCCACATTCCGTCGCGCCGATATCGACGCCGGAACGCTTAAAAAAAGCGTTTTCGACGAAATCATCGGGCTGGGTCCACTCGAGGAACTGCTTGCCGATCCGGGCATCAGCGAGATCATGGTCAACTGCCACGATGAGATTTTCGTCGAGCAGGATGGGCGCCTCGCCCGCTCGCCCGTGATCTTCACCGACGACCGGGCGGTGCTCGGCGCGATCGAACGGATCGTCGCGCCGATCGGCCGGCGCATCGACGAAAGCTCGCCGATGGTCGACGCGCGGCTCAAGGACGGCTCGCGCGTCAACGCGGTAATCCCACCGCTCGCGCTCAAAGGACCGAGCATCACGATCCGCAAGTTCTCGCGCCGCAAGCTGAACGGCACCGACCTGATCGCGTTCGGGTCGATGTCGGCGGACATGCTCGAATTTCTGCAGACTGCCGTGCAGCAGCGCGCAAATATCGTAATTTCCGGCGGCACCGGCTCGGGCAAGACCACACTGCTCAACGTGCTGTCTGGTTATATTCCGGATGACGAACGGATCGTCACGGTCGAAGACGCAGCGGAACTGCAGCTCTCGCAGCCCAATCTGGTTTCGCTAGAAGCGCGTCCCGCAAACATGGAAGGCAAAGGCGCAATCCCGATTCGCGACCTGGTGAAAAACTGCCTGCGGATGAGGCCTGACCGGATCGTCGTGGGCGAATGCCGCGGCGGCGAAGCGCTCGACATGTTGCAAGCGATGAATACCGGGCACGACGGCTCGCTCACCACCGCGCATGCAAATTCTCCGCGTGACTGCATTGCGCGCCTCGAAGTGATGACGCTGATGGCGGGCCTCGACCTGCCCGTGCAGGCGATTCGCGAACAGGTCTGTTCGGCCGTCGACATCATCGTCCAGCAATCGCGCTTTTCGTGCGGTTCGCGGCGCGTAACGCACGTCACCGAAGTGAGCGGCATGGAGTCGGGCGTGATCCAGCTGCAAGACGTGTTCGTTTTTCGCGAAACGGGCTTCGGCGCAAACGGCCGGATTCAGGGCGATTTCGTGCCGACCGCCTACATACCCGATTTCTATCAGGACCTGTTGCGCCGAAGCATTGCCGTGAACACCGATATCTTCACGCGCAGCGAATGA
- a CDS encoding lytic transglycosylase domain-containing protein produces the protein MKRQCHPRNTPLGARLASAAMTAGVSLAIAAQGAASAHATPGSGASPVIMMIGGAVNDQADDRIVRDGIVSNVNESVSQVLQFDVPRRESAVKEKVIALFPLIEEAAQAVNIDSALLMAVIDVESGGDPRALSTQGAAGLMQLMPATGRSYGAADRFDARQNIAAGARFLRKLLTRFGSLDLALAAYNAGEDAVRRYNGSIPPYRETQQYVPRVMDRYGRYRHAVLTMRPQPGPAALDTGRLPAPSVEATGTHGRQQ, from the coding sequence ATGAAGCGCCAATGTCACCCGCGAAACACGCCGCTTGGCGCGAGGCTGGCAAGCGCCGCGATGACGGCAGGCGTTTCGCTAGCCATCGCGGCGCAGGGTGCGGCAAGCGCTCACGCCACACCCGGCAGCGGCGCGTCACCCGTGATCATGATGATTGGCGGTGCTGTCAACGATCAGGCGGATGACCGCATCGTTCGCGACGGCATCGTATCGAACGTGAACGAAAGCGTATCGCAGGTGCTTCAGTTCGACGTGCCGCGGCGCGAATCTGCGGTGAAGGAAAAGGTTATCGCCCTTTTCCCACTTATCGAGGAAGCCGCTCAGGCAGTCAACATCGACAGTGCATTGCTGATGGCTGTCATTGATGTCGAATCGGGCGGCGATCCGCGTGCGCTGTCTACGCAAGGCGCGGCCGGGTTAATGCAGTTGATGCCGGCAACCGGCCGGTCATACGGTGCGGCGGACCGGTTCGACGCACGGCAGAATATCGCGGCTGGCGCACGCTTTCTGCGCAAACTGTTGACCCGTTTCGGCAGTCTCGACCTCGCGCTCGCTGCGTATAACGCGGGCGAGGACGCCGTGCGCCGCTATAACGGCAGCATTCCACCGTACCGCGAAACGCAGCAATACGTTCCGCGTGTGATGGACCGATATGGGCGCTACCGGCATGCCGTGCTGACCATGCGCCCCCAACCGGGCCCCGCGGCCTTAGATACCGGGCGCTTACCCGCCCCGTCAGTCGAGGCCACCGGCACGCATGGCCGTCAACAATGA
- a CDS encoding type II and III secretion system protein family protein codes for MKVSYRIADRRATLRHAFVHFVLGATCALAVCGTVKAAVVQAPAATRGVAIDAQPAADGMLEMYRGEVRMLDVPGTIKRIAIGNGKLITANVVDGKLMLLGENAGMTSLVVWNGNGVALQTTVRIAKSDVTATAAQLRSVLAAVPGLRVQTVGPNIVLAGAVHRDMAPVVKAAIADMNNVIDTTTIDEGDALKKTVHFKVQIMEITRTGQRELGIAWDSQFNGPQLTGQGFAGSGVPGANFFFAGLAASLTSRINFAINKGDAYILAAPELNAKSGGTATFLAGGEVPIPKAGALGTTDVDYKPYGIKLNIKPVVDANNIISANVQTEISQIDPSVSYGGFPGFLTRSATSDISLRAGETIAISGLVSADALDASNGMPFLAQLPIIGQLFRSDNFRSKKSDLVIFVTPLISDPTLAPNTDLLARSDKGANLYRERFGNPSPLDDAASPAPAPAQAAPKVHSEGPAPVPATPGTQDVGQAPAPLTQIEPREARARVVAAVPTTLFEQNGPPAKGDAQFQIHSGTPVGLAEAILMRNALLPATGTQTPAESTASMLQPAVSANESH; via the coding sequence ATGAAAGTGAGTTACCGCATTGCCGATCGCCGCGCGACGTTGCGCCACGCATTCGTTCACTTCGTTCTGGGCGCGACCTGCGCGCTTGCCGTCTGCGGCACCGTGAAAGCCGCTGTCGTGCAAGCGCCGGCCGCCACGCGCGGCGTTGCGATCGACGCCCAACCCGCCGCCGACGGCATGCTCGAGATGTACCGCGGCGAAGTGCGAATGCTCGACGTGCCCGGCACGATCAAACGCATCGCGATCGGCAACGGAAAGCTGATCACCGCGAATGTCGTCGACGGCAAACTCATGCTGCTTGGCGAAAACGCCGGCATGACCTCGCTCGTCGTCTGGAACGGCAACGGCGTTGCGCTGCAAACCACGGTGCGCATCGCGAAGAGCGACGTAACCGCGACTGCCGCGCAGTTGCGCAGCGTGCTGGCCGCCGTGCCCGGGCTGCGCGTGCAGACGGTGGGACCGAACATCGTGCTCGCGGGCGCCGTGCACCGCGATATGGCGCCCGTCGTCAAGGCCGCAATCGCCGATATGAACAACGTGATCGATACGACGACCATCGACGAAGGCGACGCATTGAAAAAGACCGTTCACTTCAAGGTGCAGATCATGGAAATCACGCGCACGGGCCAACGCGAGCTCGGCATCGCCTGGGACAGCCAGTTCAACGGGCCACAGCTGACCGGTCAGGGATTCGCGGGCAGCGGCGTACCCGGTGCGAACTTCTTTTTCGCGGGCCTCGCGGCATCGCTGACCTCGCGGATCAACTTCGCGATCAACAAGGGCGATGCCTACATTCTGGCGGCGCCTGAACTCAACGCGAAAAGCGGCGGCACGGCCACCTTTCTCGCCGGCGGCGAAGTGCCGATTCCGAAAGCCGGCGCGCTCGGCACCACCGACGTCGACTACAAACCATACGGGATCAAGCTCAATATCAAGCCCGTCGTCGACGCAAACAACATCATCTCGGCAAACGTGCAGACCGAGATCAGCCAGATCGACCCGTCGGTTTCATATGGCGGCTTTCCGGGCTTCCTCACACGCAGCGCGACGTCGGATATTTCGCTACGCGCAGGCGAAACGATCGCGATCTCGGGGCTCGTCAGCGCCGATGCGCTCGATGCGTCGAACGGCATGCCGTTTCTCGCGCAATTGCCGATCATCGGCCAGCTGTTTCGTTCGGACAACTTCCGCTCGAAGAAAAGCGACCTCGTGATATTCGTGACGCCGCTTATTTCGGATCCGACGCTTGCGCCGAACACCGATCTGCTCGCGCGGTCGGACAAGGGTGCGAATCTCTATCGCGAGCGATTCGGTAATCCGAGCCCGCTCGATGACGCCGCCAGCCCCGCGCCGGCACCGGCACAGGCCGCGCCGAAAGTTCATAGCGAGGGACCCGCGCCTGTACCGGCGACGCCCGGCACGCAGGACGTCGGGCAGGCGCCCGCGCCATTGACGCAGATCGAACCACGCGAAGCGCGTGCGCGTGTCGTTGCAGCGGTTCCCACGACGCTATTTGAACAGAACGGGCCGCCGGCCAAAGGCGATGCGCAATTCCAGATCCATTCGGGCACGCCGGTCGGACTCGCCGAAGCCATCCTGATGCGCAACGCACTACTCCCTGCAACCGGCACGCAGACACCTGCAGAGTCCACCGCGTCGATGCTGCAACCCGCCGTGTCGGCAAACGAAAGCCACTGA
- a CDS encoding response regulator transcription factor: MTMVMIVDDHPALRLVIKTHLTQVANIEDVVEAGNGQEAVELTRQYLPDLAILDLDIPRINGLDVIPRLRLAHPHIRVMILSGHDTPTFVQRAVRAGAQGFVSKTQDISEIVRGVEAILSGYSVFPVTSGTIVAPLVGELNEQAKLELLSDKELIVLQMLAKGMSNKSIGEALFISNKTVSSHKTRILQKLAVETLVDLVDFARRCGIASTQQ; encoded by the coding sequence ATGACTATGGTTATGATCGTGGACGATCACCCGGCATTGCGCCTCGTCATCAAAACGCATCTGACGCAGGTAGCTAATATTGAAGACGTGGTAGAGGCAGGCAACGGTCAGGAAGCGGTCGAACTGACTCGTCAGTATTTACCCGATCTCGCGATCCTCGACCTCGATATTCCGCGCATCAACGGTCTCGACGTGATTCCGCGTCTGCGGCTTGCACATCCGCACATACGGGTCATGATCCTGTCAGGCCATGACACGCCGACCTTCGTACAGCGCGCGGTGCGTGCAGGGGCGCAAGGCTTCGTCAGCAAGACGCAGGACATCAGCGAGATCGTGCGCGGCGTGGAGGCGATATTGTCCGGCTATAGCGTGTTTCCGGTTACGTCGGGCACGATCGTCGCACCGCTTGTCGGGGAGCTCAACGAGCAGGCAAAGCTCGAGCTGCTATCGGACAAGGAATTGATTGTCTTGCAGATGCTCGCGAAGGGTATGTCGAACAAGTCGATCGGCGAGGCGCTGTTCATCAGCAACAAGACGGTCAGCAGCCATAAAACGCGCATCCTGCAGAAGCTCGCCGTCGAAACGCTGGTCGATCTCGTCGATTTCGCGCGACGCTGCGGCATTGCATCGACACAGCAATGA
- the cpaB gene encoding Flp pilus assembly protein CpaB — protein sequence MLNKIRFRSLFGNAWVVLFVAVSIAGVLTFFVYHYLADREARLRAEMSSKQTRAGVAVVVPNRDVAAGTPLSSSDFVSRDIAPDLVYDDMIRVADFDAYRASKLVRPVLHGRPLRTADIDALRGHDFSDIVPAGQRALTLEIDTVNSTASMLRPGNRVDVYWVGTSLDPAAGASRQPDERRIIRLLMPNVLILATGQDVRPRSADDAPLGADGGGRANGNYGTVTVQIPATDAARLVLAQRVGTLRLILRNSDDKQTGLPVKLAESDLFPSTAAPRDASFVEVITGGSTSGSTTLVPGSVADERAQPGAAHPPRSPVADASTASAPAAPTSLYDTANAIARQLQQHGSRNAPDSN from the coding sequence ATGCTCAATAAAATCAGATTTCGTTCGTTGTTTGGCAATGCGTGGGTCGTACTGTTTGTCGCGGTATCGATTGCCGGCGTGCTGACCTTCTTTGTCTATCACTACCTTGCGGACCGTGAAGCGCGGCTCAGAGCCGAAATGTCCAGCAAACAGACTCGCGCCGGTGTCGCGGTGGTCGTGCCGAATCGGGATGTCGCGGCCGGCACCCCGCTTTCGAGCAGCGACTTCGTGTCGCGCGACATTGCCCCCGACCTCGTCTACGACGACATGATCCGCGTCGCGGACTTCGACGCTTATCGCGCATCGAAGCTCGTGCGCCCGGTGCTGCACGGCCGCCCTTTGCGAACCGCCGATATCGACGCGTTGCGCGGGCACGATTTCTCCGACATCGTGCCCGCCGGGCAACGCGCGCTCACGCTCGAGATCGACACCGTGAACTCGACCGCATCGATGCTGCGGCCCGGCAATCGTGTCGACGTGTACTGGGTTGGCACAAGCCTCGATCCGGCCGCCGGTGCGTCCCGCCAGCCTGACGAGCGCAGGATCATCAGGCTGCTGATGCCCAATGTGCTGATACTCGCGACCGGGCAGGACGTGCGCCCGCGCAGCGCCGACGATGCGCCGCTCGGCGCTGACGGCGGCGGCCGCGCGAACGGGAACTACGGCACCGTCACCGTGCAGATTCCGGCAACGGACGCTGCCCGCCTGGTGCTCGCGCAACGCGTCGGCACGCTGCGTCTGATTCTGCGCAATAGCGACGACAAGCAAACGGGACTGCCCGTCAAGCTCGCCGAGAGCGATCTGTTTCCGTCCACCGCGGCGCCCCGCGACGCATCGTTCGTTGAAGTCATCACGGGCGGCAGCACGTCCGGCTCGACGACGCTCGTGCCAGGCTCGGTTGCCGACGAACGCGCGCAGCCGGGCGCGGCGCATCCGCCGCGCTCGCCTGTCGCCGATGCGTCAACCGCTTCAGCGCCGGCGGCTCCGACGAGCCTGTATGACACGGCCAACGCGATCGCCCGGCAATTGCAGCAACACGGCTCCCGCAACGCGCCGGATTCGAATTAA
- a CDS encoding type II secretion system F family protein, which translates to MLAISLIAGAGITLACFLLLRSLRHLTDAVPNEDRAWLDPLPALLRLIWPFVNFVAHHSAPHFSAALVERTETQLRLTSLSFLMNARQFIAMSLISACATALGGSLLTAAAGVFCWWMPALFAALGYGYPRLWTREVRRRHIAKIQRHLPIYLDFLTLAVEAGLNINGALQKAVEKGPDGALRREFEHVLRDLKSGLSRTDALRRFDERQRIKEVSNLVGAIVQAERMGSGLAKTLRFQSEQRRAERFQRAEKKAMEAPVKLVFPLLVFIFPVTFIVLAFPIAMKFIQEGLL; encoded by the coding sequence ATGCTCGCCATTTCGCTCATAGCCGGCGCGGGCATCACGCTCGCCTGTTTTCTTCTGTTGCGCTCGCTGCGTCATCTGACGGACGCCGTGCCGAACGAAGATCGTGCGTGGCTCGATCCATTGCCTGCGCTGCTCAGGCTGATCTGGCCGTTCGTGAACTTCGTTGCGCACCACAGCGCACCGCACTTCAGCGCGGCACTTGTCGAGCGCACCGAAACGCAATTGCGCCTGACATCGCTTTCGTTTCTGATGAACGCGCGGCAATTCATCGCGATGTCGCTCATCTCGGCATGCGCGACGGCGCTCGGCGGCTCGCTGCTAACCGCTGCGGCCGGCGTCTTCTGCTGGTGGATGCCCGCGCTCTTCGCCGCGCTCGGGTACGGCTATCCGCGTCTATGGACGCGCGAAGTCCGGCGGCGGCATATCGCGAAGATTCAGCGCCATCTGCCGATCTATCTCGACTTCCTGACGCTAGCAGTCGAAGCCGGGCTCAACATCAACGGCGCACTTCAGAAAGCAGTCGAAAAAGGCCCGGACGGTGCACTGCGCCGCGAATTCGAACACGTATTGCGCGATCTGAAGTCCGGCTTGAGCCGCACCGATGCGCTGCGCCGCTTCGACGAGCGTCAGCGCATCAAGGAAGTATCGAACCTCGTCGGCGCGATTGTGCAGGCGGAGCGGATGGGCTCGGGGCTCGCGAAGACACTGCGGTTCCAGTCCGAGCAGCGTCGTGCCGAGCGCTTCCAGCGCGCTGAAAAAAAGGCGATGGAAGCGCCCGTCAAGCTCGTGTTCCCGCTGCTCGTCTTTATTTTTCCGGTCACGTTTATCGTCCTCGCATTCCCGATTGCGATGAAGTTCATTCAGGAGGGTCTGCTATGA